GGCTTCCTCCAGATCGCTCATCCAGATCTTCTCGTGATTCTTGCGCGCCGCGAGCAGCGCGCCTTCGTTCACGAGATTGGCCAGATCGGCGCCGGCCATGCCCGGGGTGCCACGTGCCAGCGACGTCACGCTCACGTCGTCGGCGATGGGCTTGTTGCGCAGATGCACCTTGAGGATGCCTTCGCGGCCGCGCAGATCGGGCGCGTCGACCACGATCTGCCGGTCGAAACGGCCCGGACGCAGCAGCGCCGGATCGAGCACGTCGGGACGGTTGGTCGCCGCAATGAGGATCACCCCATCGTTGGACTCGAAGCCGTCCATCTCCACGAGCAGCTGATTGAGCGTCTGCTCGCGTTCGTCGTGCCCGCCGCCCAGGCCGGCTCCACGATGGCGACCCACGGCGTCGATTTCGTCGATGAAGATGATGCACGGCGCATGCGCCTTGCCCTGTTCGAAGAGATCGCGCACGCGCGAGGCGCCCACGCCGACGAACATCTCGACGAAGTCGGAGCCCGACATGCTGAAGAACGGACGGCCCGCTTCACCGGCCACGGCCTTGGCCAGCAGCGTCTTGCCGGTGCCCGGCGGGCCCACCAGCAGCGCGCCCTTGGGCAGACGACCACCGAGCCGCGTGAACTTCTGCGGGTCCTTGAGGAACTCGATGATCTCCTGCAGTTCGACCTTGGCTTCGTCGGCGCCCGCCACATCGGCGAACGTGATCTTCGGCGTGTCGCCGCTCAGCAGCTTGGCCTTGCTCTTGCCGAACGAGAAGGCCTTGTTGCCGCCCGCCTGCATCTGCCGGAACAGGAAGACCCAGAAGCCGATGAGCAGGATGTAGGGCAGCATCGTGATGAGGAAGCTGCCGGCGTTGAAGCGCGGTTCCTGCGACGCGGTGCGCACACCGCGGGCATAGAGACGATCCTGCTCCGCCGCCAGCGAGCCCTGCACCATGCGCACGGTGAAGCGCTTGGCCTCGTGGTTCTGCACCCGCACGGGCTGATTGAACTGCCCGACGAGCACGTTGTCCGACTGGAACGTGGCCGACTTGATGTTTCCCGCCTCGAGCTGCTGGCGGTAGTCCGAATAGCCGATTTCCGGAGCCTGCGCCTCGCGTCCGTTCCCGTACGACAGGAAGGCCACGGGGATCAGGATCACGAGAATCCAGAACGAGAGCGTCTTGGACCAGCGCCCCCAGTTGTTGGGCTTCTTCGGCGCGGGCGTCATGTTGGATGCCATGGGTGACCGCCTTACTGCAGACTGGCGACGTACGGGAGATGCCGAAAATTCTCGGCATGATCGAGCCCGTAGCCGACGAGGAATTCATGCGGGGCGTCGAACCCGACGAACCGCGTGGGATGACGAAGCTCGATGGCGATGTGCTTGTGCAGCAAGGCGCAGATCTCCAGCGAGCGGGGATGACGTTCGCGCAGCAGCTCGACGAGCCGGTTGAGCGTGCGACCGGAATCGACGATGTCCTCGACGAGCAGGATGTGCTTCCCTTCGAGTTCGGTTTCGGGATCGTAGAGCAGCCGGACCACACCGGTGGATTCCATCGCGTCGCCGTATGACGAGGCCACGAGGAAATCCACCTGCAGCGGACGATTGATGTGGCGCACCAGATCGCTCAGGAAGATGAAGCTCCCCTTGAGCAGTCCGAGCACCAGCAGATCGCCATCGGGATAGGCGGCCGTGATCTCCGCGCCCAGCGCTTCGACGCGTGAGGCGATCGCGGGGGCGTCGAAGACCACGCGCTTCATGGCGCGGCCATCGAGCCGGGGATCCGGACGGACATCCTGTCGCTGTTCAGTCAAACTCGCGCTCACACCGATACCAGATCAGTTCCGATCGACCGGATCGGGACGGGACCGCGAGGCCGCGGCACACTCCTGGAACCCACGCCAACTCATCGTCGACGAGTACCACCGGCCACTGCGACCGATCGGGGACGGGAACCCGGAACTCCGTAAAATACCGCGTCACCCGTCTCCCTGCTGGAGCCCCCGCACTGCGAATGCGGTCCCCGTCTCTCCATGGGCGGACGACGACCGGCATGCCGGCGGGCAACCCGAAACACCAGACATCGGGTGCCGACGGCGGCGTGGTCAGACGACGGAAGCGCCAGCGACCGATCCGACGCGGCACCGCCGCCGCATCACCGGCCCATTCTCCCGCTGTTGCAACGGCAGCCGGGGATCGCACGGCAAACACGTCCACGCCGCCTTCGCGTGTCCGCATGATCGTCGCTCCCCCGGCTATCGTGATGTACGCCCCCCGACGTTGGCTGCTGGTAAACCGGACCGCGGCACGGGTTCCGTGGGCGTCGAGCGTCACGCCTGCCCGTGCACACAGCGCCGGCCAGAGCACGCCCCAGCCGTCTTCGGTGGTCCGTTCGAACACCGCCACCGGCAGGCTCGCGCGGTGTCCCGATTCCCCGACCTGCACGCCGCAGCTGTCGAGATACCGCTCCACCTCCCGCCGCCACCGGGCGGCCCGCTCGCCCAGCTCCAGCATGGCGTCGCGGAAGCCGGGCGACGCGCTCTCGAGAGCCGGCAGCAGCTCATGCCGGACCCGCGCGCGCAGGAAGTATCGCGACGCGTTCATGGGGTCTTCGAGGAACGGGAGCCTCTCCCCTTCGAGCCATCGCGCCAGTTCGTCGCGCGACACGCCGAGCCAGGGGCGCACCACCGGTGAGGGCGCGGCCAGCGCGGCCAGCCCGCGGGCCCCGCTGCCCCGCAGGAGACGCATCACGATCGTTTCGGCCTGATCGTCGCGGGTGTGCGCCGTGGCCACGCGGGCGTGAAAGCCCCGCGCCACCCGATGCAGGAAGCTCCAGCGCGCCTCCCGCCACGCGGCCTCGCTCGACCCGATGCGGCGGGCCCGCTCGCGGATGACCGTCAGCCCCAGCCGCCGGCCTTCGGCCGCCACCAGCGACGCGGCGTCCGTGGCGTAGCTCCCGGTGCCATGATCGAAGGTGGCCACGGCGGCGATCCGCGCGGGCGCCCAGCGCACCATGGCAAAGAGCAGCGCCATCGAGTCGCTCCCACCCGACACGGCCAGCACCAGTGGCTCCGCCACGCCGTCGAGCGCCACCTCGATGGACGCGCGCAACAGATCGTCAGCCGAAATGCGCTCGGCCGGCGCCTCGAAGGCGACGTCGTCGGGGAAGGCGTCAGGGAAGTCGTCGCGGGCGGACCTCATCTCCGGACTGATGCCTTGAGGCTGCTGCTTCGTCAACACCCCACGCGCCTGCGAAAAGAGAAGCGGTGTCCACGGACCGCCGCCCATTCCCTTCGCGGGTCGCGTCGACTACTCTTGTAGCGCGTCGTACAGCGTCGCAGCAGGTCTGTTATGCACCGGGCGACCGCCTGATCGCTGGTCGCTCACTTTCGTCTCCGGAGAACCACTGTGGAATCACACGGCACGCTGGGAACCGTCTGGGCTTCCCTCGGCATGACCGCCTACTGGATGGCGCTCATCTGGATCAACATCCTGCTGGGGTTGTTCCTCTCGCCGTTGTTCATGATTCCGGTGACCTGGGTGCAGGACGCCCTCAAGAAGCGTTGAGGCGCGGGGCTGGCTCCGCGGTAACCGAGATGTCAGAAGCGCTCACCGAACGGTGGGCGCTTTTTCTTTGGGGGTCGGAGGTCGGCGCGTCTCCGGCGAGAGAGGGGCGAGTCACCGGCCGTGAGGGGCCGCCTGCGGCGGCGATACCTGCAGGATGAACGGCAGGATACCAGCAGGATTGGTACGAGGCGGGCGGCGAGGATGTCGAGGACATCGGAGACGTCACCGTCGTCGGGGCACGACGATCATCACGGATTGGGGAAATGGCGCCTGGGGCGGAGGGGCAACGTGCACCCAGACGGGTTGTCGATTTGCCTGCCGCGAACCGTCGGGGAGGGTGTCCGCGACGCGCATGGACGTGGCCTGGAGCACGCCCGCCACGGAATCGCCCGGTAACCTGGCAGCACGCTGCTCGACGGCAACCAGAAACTGGCCATCGCGCCCGGTCTCCGAACTCCGGACGAAATGGAACGCGAAGGGCGACGCGATCTGTACCGTCACGTGAAAGGAATCCCGCGGCTGCTGCAGGCTGTCGACGACCATACCGGAAAGGGAGGCCCGTCCCGTCACCCCAAATTCTCCGGTTTCGGTCACGCCTGGATCGCTGTTGTTGCACCCCAGGGTCGACATAATGCCGATGGCGAGGATTCCACGCACCGCTCTGGCCGGCTCAGGCATTTTTGCACCTCCCATGTTCTGCAATTCTTGCTGGTTGCCGACACCACGGTGCAATCTCACTGAGATGCGTTTCGCGATGCCCACATGCGAGCCGAGAACGTCTCATGAAAACGTCTCATGAAAGCGTCCCATGAATCGGAAGAATACTATGCGGGAGAGTCGACCACGTTCCTCCCGGCGCGGGCAGAGGCAGGGCGTCGTCGTTCCCCAGGCCGGTGGGGTGCTCGCATTGGTGATCATCCTGATCACGCTTGCGGCCGTCGTGCTTGTTGGACGCGGCGTGCAGCCGACGATCGTGGAGACCGCCGATTCGCTGACGGTGCGCGCGTGGACCTACCGGCGATCGATCGCGTACGCCGACATCGATTCCGTCGTACTCCGGCATGGGTTGAGCGGCCTGGGGAGGCGCCTCAATGGGGTCCAGACTGGCAATACCTACCTCGGGTGGTTCGAGATGGCGCCATTCGGGAAAGTGTCGTTGTTCGTGGACGCGCAACGCGAGCCTCTGGTGCAGGTGCACGCGAAGGATGGCGTGGTCGTGCTGTCGGCACCCGATAGTGCGAGTGCCGTTGCCTTGGCGCTTCGACTCCAAGGGGTCGCGAAAGTCGCGCCACTACAGTGATTGATGAGTGATGGATGAACAGAAGGCCGCGACGCCTGCCTTATCGGGCGACGCGGCCTCAGACACGAGGTGTTCACGAGACATTCACGCCGTGCGCGGCACCCGCGCCAGATCACTGGCCGTGATGACCACGCTGTCGCCGAGCGCCGTGCGCCGGCCCGTGAGATCACTGAGGTCACTGCCGTGATAGGCCTCCTCGCCGTGCTCGGCGATGTCGA
The nucleotide sequence above comes from Gemmatimonas aurantiaca. Encoded proteins:
- the ftsH gene encoding ATP-dependent zinc metalloprotease FtsH gives rise to the protein MASNMTPAPKKPNNWGRWSKTLSFWILVILIPVAFLSYGNGREAQAPEIGYSDYRQQLEAGNIKSATFQSDNVLVGQFNQPVRVQNHEAKRFTVRMVQGSLAAEQDRLYARGVRTASQEPRFNAGSFLITMLPYILLIGFWVFLFRQMQAGGNKAFSFGKSKAKLLSGDTPKITFADVAGADEAKVELQEIIEFLKDPQKFTRLGGRLPKGALLVGPPGTGKTLLAKAVAGEAGRPFFSMSGSDFVEMFVGVGASRVRDLFEQGKAHAPCIIFIDEIDAVGRHRGAGLGGGHDEREQTLNQLLVEMDGFESNDGVILIAATNRPDVLDPALLRPGRFDRQIVVDAPDLRGREGILKVHLRNKPIADDVSVTSLARGTPGMAGADLANLVNEGALLAARKNHEKIWMSDLEEAKDRVMLGAERKSLVMKDEERRLTAFHEAGHAVCAMMVPGNDPLHKVTIVPRGRALGIAFTLPEDDRVSVTREQLEARLVMAYGGRAAEEIVFGHNRVTTGAASDIQQATNIARRYVMQWGLSDTIGPILVGDNEQELFLGREIQSRREVSEQTAQVVDAEVKRVAFEAHARAVSVLTEHRPLLDAVAGALLERETLTRDDILLLKEGKPLPPRIEPTLPSSPAQAANPTQSTARPVTPPLLGGPEVAPA
- the hpt gene encoding hypoxanthine phosphoribosyltransferase; its protein translation is MSASLTEQRQDVRPDPRLDGRAMKRVVFDAPAIASRVEALGAEITAAYPDGDLLVLGLLKGSFIFLSDLVRHINRPLQVDFLVASSYGDAMESTGVVRLLYDPETELEGKHILLVEDIVDSGRTLNRLVELLRERHPRSLEICALLHKHIAIELRHPTRFVGFDAPHEFLVGYGLDHAENFRHLPYVASLQ
- the tilS gene encoding tRNA lysidine(34) synthetase TilS; translation: MRSARDDFPDAFPDDVAFEAPAERISADDLLRASIEVALDGVAEPLVLAVSGGSDSMALLFAMVRWAPARIAAVATFDHGTGSYATDAASLVAAEGRRLGLTVIRERARRIGSSEAAWREARWSFLHRVARGFHARVATAHTRDDQAETIVMRLLRGSGARGLAALAAPSPVVRPWLGVSRDELARWLEGERLPFLEDPMNASRYFLRARVRHELLPALESASPGFRDAMLELGERAARWRREVERYLDSCGVQVGESGHRASLPVAVFERTTEDGWGVLWPALCARAGVTLDAHGTRAAVRFTSSQRRGAYITIAGGATIMRTREGGVDVFAVRSPAAVATAGEWAGDAAAVPRRIGRWRFRRLTTPPSAPDVWCFGLPAGMPVVVRPWRDGDRIRSAGAPAGRRVTRYFTEFRVPVPDRSQWPVVLVDDELAWVPGVCRGLAVPSRSGRSELIWYRCEREFD
- a CDS encoding PH domain-containing protein gives rise to the protein MNRKNTMRESRPRSSRRGQRQGVVVPQAGGVLALVIILITLAAVVLVGRGVQPTIVETADSLTVRAWTYRRSIAYADIDSVVLRHGLSGLGRRLNGVQTGNTYLGWFEMAPFGKVSLFVDAQREPLVQVHAKDGVVVLSAPDSASAVALALRLQGVAKVAPLQ